A region of the Esox lucius isolate fEsoLuc1 chromosome 10, fEsoLuc1.pri, whole genome shotgun sequence genome:
CTTTCACCACACCAgtgtctccctccctcgtcTCATAGTAGAGTatcattatccctcctccatcctttATTCCTAGCGTTTTCCACCCCCTTCCCAACTGAAATACTTCCTCTCCCTCTAATTCTTCATCCCTCTTTTGCTCCCCATCCTTCTCCCCATTCCCAATTCTCCTTCTCCTTGTTGGAAAAAGTGTGCATTCACTAACCTGAATGTGTCTCTTGCTGATCTGCTGGGTGATGTGGACTCGTCCCGTGCTGGGGTCCACCCCCGCGAGAGGCACCGCCGCCTCCCCGATGACGTCGTCGCGGGCGAAGCGGTCGAAGCTGAGCACTAAGAAGTGCAGTGTGAGGTCTGGCAGGGTGCTGTAAGCCACGCCATAGAAGGTGAATGTCTCGTCAAACACTGGCTCCAGAGTCTTCCTCAGCACACGGGTCTGCAGAGTAATCATTCATGAGTCAGTCTGCTTAATCAGAGGGACAATTTCACATTTACCTTAACACATTAAaagtaacacaaacatttacagtaacacattaacagtaacacaaacatttacagtaacacATTAGCATTACAGGAAGTATTTTAAATTGAAAAGTGATAGGAGTAATGACACCCTAACCTGACAAACCCATCTTATGTTTGCAAAAATTTACAGTAGAGATTAGAAATGTGTAGTACACCAATCAATCATAACATTAATACCGCCTGCCTAATAttttgtaggtcccccttttgccaccaaaacagacctgacccatcaaggcatggactccactagacctctaaagGGTTGCTGTGggatctggcaccaagacgttagcaacagatcctttaagtcctgtaagttgcgaggtggggcctccatggattggacctgtttgtccagcacatcccacagatgctcgattggattgagatctggggaatttgaaagccaggtcaacaccttgaactcattattgtattcctcaaaccattcctgaaccatttttgctttgtggcagggaaCATTATCCTGCGTATTATCAattccatcagggaataccattgccatgaaggggtgcaggtaggtggtacgtgtcaaagtaacatccacatgaatggcaggacccaaggtttcccagcagaacattgcccaaagaatCACTCTGCCACCACcgacttgccttcttcccatagtgcatcctggtgccctgtgttctccaggtaagcaacgcacaggcacccggccatccaggtgaaaaggaaacatgattaatcagaccaggccaccttcttccattgctccgtggtccagttctgatgcgcATGTGCCCATtataggcgctttcggcagtggacaggggtcagcatgggcaccctgactggtctgtggctatgcagccccatacgcaactctgatacattgtgtgttctgacacctttctatcagtaccagcattaacattttcgtctgttggatcagaccacaccttcactccccacgtgcattgATGAggcttggccacccatgaccctgtcaccggtcctccgcttttccttccttggaccacttttgataggtactgactactgcagaccgggaacaccccacaagggctgcagttttggagatgctctgacccagtcatctagccatcacaatgtggcccttgtcaaagtcactcagatccttacgcatgctcatttttcctgcttctaacacttcaacacttgctgcctaatatattccacccactgacaggtgccatgatgacgagattatcagtgttattcacagcaactgtcagtggtcataatgttatggctgattggtgtataatCATTAACTGAATGTGTTGTCTGATGGAATGATGTGTTAAACTGTGAGAAGAATGAATTGTGTATGTGATTTTCAATGCGTGGTAATGCCAAAGAAAAATGTCCATCTTTATAATAAAGTTACACTCCATTGTATACTTTTTCCTTCTAAATCTGTAATTATGAAACTCTCAACAAAGCAAACTAGAAATAATAAACCCTATAGGTCGGAAGAAACCCCCAGATGAAAGAGAGTCACCTTAACCCGATGCTTCTTCTCCGGCAGTATGGTCATCTTCACGTAGGGGTCCGAGCTACCTGCCTGCTCATCGACAGCGGGAAGACCCTGGGCGCCAACGATGGTCACCACCAGGGCCTTCTTGGGGAGGTTGTAGTCCACCGCCAGGCTGAGGGTGCCAAGGGTGGCAGGCGGAGTGGTGGCGCCCTCGCCCTGGCACGGGGTGAAGGGCGACGTTGTCTTGCTGGCATCACAACTACTGCTACTGCTGTTACCTCCAGAGCTGCTCTCCAGGCAGCAGTAATCTGAGCGGATGGGCAGCGCCCGCTCTAACCTCGGCTGACCAGCAGGCGGCAGTAGGTGGCTCATCTGCAGGTGTGTGGAGCCATTGAGGAGGCCCGTTTCCGGGTCGGCGTCCACCACAATAacccttcctccccctccaccgcctccctctcttccccgcTCGCCGTTGCGACCCCACTCGACGCCGGACCCGCCACTTTTCCTCGAGGAACCTGGACGTCGACCCACGCGGACGATCTTCTTGTTGCTGAGCGTCTCCGGGTAGATGCTGATGCCCTTGAGCATGTGAATGAACTTGTAAGGCGGGTCCACGGCCGGGTCGCGGGGCCCTGATTGGAGCTTGTAGCTGCCCGTCAGCTGGCGGTAACGGCGCTGGCAACAGGTCCAGAGGAAGACAGCCACTGTGACTGACACCACCAGGACGCCGGCACCCAGGAAGCCCGCCAGCACTGGGGACACCTCTGAGAGGGGCCAGTAGGAGccggaggaagagagagagagccaagACACAGAaaggttatttatttttcattggaaTTTCCTTTCCATCTATTTGACTGTTTCATTTTAACACTGTGAGACGCTGTATTGCTCGCTGCATACCATTTAGGCTGACGGTTGTCATGCGACACTAGGCATACCACAAACCTATTATATGAATGCTCACGGGTAGCTGTATTAACAGGAGAAGTTAGCCTTTCAAAAGCCTTCAACAAACATGAAGAGAAGTGTGAAATGAAGGACTACGAAACAGGACGTTGGATTAATTCAAAAAGCATCATTTTCAGGTTAAAGTGTGAATTTGAAAGGTTGTCAAAAAGATTTACTATAAAGCAAGAAAACCAGGTTTATAACTCAACAACTACACCATTTTAAGCAGCACAAtctaaatatttcatatttctctTGATCATTGGGACCTTGCCAAATATAGGCTCAGATAAGTTCAAGTTAAAGTAGCTGGAATCAGGTCCatcatctccttctctctctctctctctctctctccatctcttctctctctctctctccatctcttctctctttgtTTGTCTCTTTATCTGACTTTCTGTCACTGTTGAACATATCTACATATACGTATTAGCATTTCAGCCTGGGTTCAACAGTTCATTGTATGTTTTACACCATGTTTTACTTTCCTCATTCTGAAATACACCACTTATCGTAATTTGGACTGAGCATGTGACCCAGTTAAAAATGTAACTGACACCTCCGGCACCAGCCTGGATCGACTACTGCTTTGGGTGGTACTTTATTTGACATTACACAGTTAACAGTAAAGCTTACTTTAAAAACAGCTGCACAAAAAGCCTGCATCCATTTTTGAATATGTGAGCCGAATTGTAATCAAATAATCCTGTTGTTACAAGTGCAGCTCTCTACCAATAATTTGATTCGGCACTCTGTTTATGACTGCAGTTCATACTCTCATTGCATTTCTTGCTTTTGGAGAAATGGCtgaattatgttttatatatttttcgaATGTTATTCCTGTTCACCTGTTCGGTTGTATTGTCACCACATTTTAAGGTTGAACAAGGCTGACACTTCCCGCTTGTTCGGTCACTCTAGTGCGACACTAGAGGATCTTGCTCATGCACGCGCACAACCTGAACACAAATTCAATCATGTCTTAAGGACAAAGAGATGCTAGCTGGGAGCCCAAAAATGgattcccattcaaaatccaattttccctaaccctaaaaatAAACCGTACCCAAAATGTAACCTTAACaagaaccctaaccctaatactCACCCTTACCTTAACCCGGGCCTAAAATAGCCTTTAGTGAGGACCAGATATTTGATTGGAATcaggttctatggtcagatgaaacttAAATTTTGTAGGGCTGTGGAGCTGTTTTCCTTTCAAACCCATGGAAACGTGTCAAATATCAGGAGGTTTTAGACCATCTGTCTGCTTCTTTTGGGCTAAAATTAGGTCTATATTGTATCTTCTAGTAGGAGAAGGATCCAAATTGTTTTCCCAGATCCACACAATAATGTCTCACCAACTAAAGAATCAAACTCTTCAAATGGCCATCCAGCCTATTGACTTAGACTCCActgaaaacctgtggggtgagtttaaaaaaagagaCCACAAGTGAGGGCCAAGGGctctgaagaatctggagaaattcTGCATGCATGAATGGTCAGATCCCTTTACtatgtgttctcccacctcattATAAAAGATTCAGGGCTGTTATATCTTGGCGAGGGAGGGTGCACAAAGTACAGAATGCAGCGGTGTCAATAAATTTATGTTTTTTGCATTAAAGATTAGCTTTCATTCATATTTGAAGTGTGTGACCAAGCTGACAATGAAACTTTTCTTATAGCCTTTTTTGCTTATCATCACCAAGGGGGCCAATAATTCTGAAGGGCACTGTAGATATACAttacgtacacacacatgctttgTTATGGTCTTGTTTATCAACTTTTAACAGCAGCACATAAATCATGGTATCTTTCTGAGTCAATGACTGGAGAACGGCCATGCTAAGTGCTATCAGCTGATGATTTGGTAAGTAGATTATTAGGTTGTGCTGATGATGGTCACATTTTCTCAAGGACTGATTGACAGAAGCACAATGCCCATCTATGAGTAAAGTAGTGGGTAGTCTGTCTTTCTGCTAATGTTTAAACTCTATGTCTCTTGTTgcttttgtatgtttgtgtgtttactgtcATAGAAACGTGGTCTGTTTCGCCCTCTCattcagtttaaaatgttttcttcaaatTAAACGATTTTATCCCATAATATTCTTCTCTTTCCTCCACTCTCGTCTCTTGCATAACACTaatctcccttctctctccccatgtGGCCCCACTGTCATGGTGCTCATATCACCCTGGCAACAGTGGGGCCCCTGTTCTGCCAAGCTGGTCAGTCGCAGCTGACTGGAATTCCAAGTTCACCCAGGAACCCTGAAGCGGATGAGAACAGGATGTGTGTTCCAACATCCCCACACAAGGAGTCCTTAACCAGACGCCAGCCAACACCAGAGACTTGGGCGGGCGGAAGTACACACATATCCTGGcagtcacacacatacacacacctacgcacaaacacacaaacccacgTACAGTACTCGCACTAACCATCAAATATTAACGATCTGAGAGACAGAATCGTTACAGTTCACTCAGGCAGAATACCGTACATGATAACAGAGCTCACATGAACATATCTGTGCTCCTTAGCTATTTATTAGGGTGAACTCAAAATGGAGAAGTTGTTCAGCCTCTCTGGATTCCCTTGACAGAGGCCATGAGACTGCCTCTGGGAAGCAGACTGGCTCTGGGCAGTATATAATATTTTCTTGTCCATTGCTTGACATGTCATCATTTACATCTTCAGTAGCTGGCTACTTTTGTATTGGTTGTAATGTAACACATCCTTATAGTACATTCACACTGTTCGCGATGGCTTGATTCATTTCAATTAAGGGAAGCGTAGCGAGCGAGTGGCTTGCGGTGCGATGCGTGGGATCCGTCAGAGGCAATGAAAAAGTTCAGACTTCCCAACTTTATGCAAATCACCCGCGCCTACCACTGGGGACTGACCAATCACGGGATTTTGCATAGGTGGTTGTTAAATGCTCTCCtcacaataaaaaataacagataACTTTAGTTCCACAATTAAAGTTCATTTGTCTTCTATTGCGgtcctttttaatgttttatagcAGTGATGGGATTCCCTTTGCGATTGCGCTATTTTCCTACAGAGAcgcaaacaaaaacaagaaaccaggcaagcctattcAGCCGGACCGAAATaaaaagtattgccctcttAAGATTCAAATCCAGGTTGCCCATGTGAAAAGCTGTGTTGCTAAACACTACACAACAGAGCTCTACGTTCgacgggtgtcagtatagcctgtatcctaaacaaatcctattttgcaGCgttccattttaacagctaattggccattcgtgaatgatattgataaagttaaactgactaacgtttcttactaagtttacctccaccacaaatagcgtctatgaactgttagcttttgccactggccatttgaacagcttattagccagtaataataggcttactggtatctattAACTTCTtgggaataatcataagaatttagcaattgctagcgagactgaagatgaacttttacAAATTCAGGTttcagccagcgaagtttttgtcaATACTGAATAAGTCACACTGCATACTTCCCTTCCCCtccgaggagatacgaacttgggacctatagtcCAGAAGTCCGctttctctaaccactacgctatttaacaaggggtagtcagtcagtcagtcactcagtaagagacattcgctccgCTTATGCTGTCCGGCAAAAAAAATGCAGCGTGGAGGCAGGTGGCCGAAATAGTTGGTGCTTTTGGTGTCAATATTAGATAGTTAGCTTCGTTAGCTGACTGGTGGCTACCTAGTTCTAGCAAGCTGGTTTGCCAGCTAGCATTGCAGGTTGTGTCAGAATAACATCAATGAGGAATATGAATTGagaagagaaatataaaatgtaaaaatgtattaaaatatgtttctattCCAATTGTATTCATTGTAATAAGCTGACTTTCCTTCATTCAAATTTGCTATGCTCAAATCTTGATACACAGCTTACCTGCTGTTGTGACTCTAGCTCGCCCACAAGCAAAGCACTCTGGGCGATGCTAGCGGTAACTTTCCGAAATTTCGCGATGCactacatgaaataaaaacataatgactTGAGTCTTATGCCGCTGTTGGTAGGGTCtggtgcttgcaatgccagggttgtgggtttgtttcCCCCAATGGCAGGTAGTGTGGTGAGGTAATGCAATGGCAGTTAATGCTGTGAGGTAATGGCAACAGATGCGGTGATGTGGCGACAGATGCCTGAGAAAGCTTCAGTGTACAGAGTCTAAGAGATGTTTAATCAGactgtgtttgcgtgtgtgagtgagagagagagatcaaggGTGACTTAGGCTAAATGTAACAGTACAGGGTCCAGGGGAGGATAGCTTTCTGTCATGCTCTATCAAGGCGAGATAGGGACCGGGAGAATTTAAGGTTCTGTCAAGCTCAGTAACGGCAAGGCAGAGGCTGTGGGTATACTTCTGTCATGCTCtatcaggacaggacaggaaccAGGGAAATATAGGGTTCTGTCATGCTCTATCAGGACATAGACCAGGGGAATATAAGGTTCTGTCATGCTCTATCAATCAGGACAGAGACCAGCAGAATATAGGGTTCTGTCATGCATTATCAGGACAGAGACCAGGGGAATACAAGGTTCTGTCATGCTCTATCAGGACAGACACTAGGGGAATATAAGGTTCTGTCATGCTCTATCAGGACAGAGACTAGGGGAATATAAGGTTCTGTCATGCTCTATCAGGACAGAGACTAGGGGAATATAAGGTTCTGTCATGCTCTATCAGGACAGAGACTAGGGGAATATAAGGTTCTGTCATGCTCTATCAGGACAGAGACTAGGGGAATATAAGGTTCTGTCATGCTTTATCAGCATAGGGGATTGTAAGGTAATGTATACATCATTGCAGAAACATATTGCTATTCAGTGttcacactacagcagggatctGCGAGTTGCTCCAGTCCTGCAAAAACAGCTGATTCAAGCAATTCTTGTCTGGACTAAAGAGAtcatgagcgtgtgtgtgtggttgtgtgtgtgcgcacaggTGCGTGGCTGATACACTTCTGTACAGCTGCACTGATCACAGCTGTAATGAGGACTCAAGAGCTTTGGAGTACTTTTTTCCTCCCTTTAGTTCTACTAAATGTAACACAGCACCGGGAATCATGGGTATTTCTAAACTACGCTATCTACACAGCATACAGAACATTAATACGAGAGCaattacagtaaaaacattcataaaaacaAACCCACAAACTGAACATCCACTGATGCAAATGCataaacaactaaataaataaatacatagtcTAAATTATGCATGCTGTTATCTTGGAAGTTTCATGGAACttccttctccttttttatCGTAAAAATTGCATTTTGCTTACTGACAGGTTTGAGATTAAATTACTTTGTAGGATAACGAACAGATGCTGTTCGTGACTATTCACTGGTCTTGTTCTGTATATGCAGCCATTTTGAACAGTGACATCTACTGTATGGGATGGTGTTGCATAAGGAGTCAAGACAGGCTCTAGAATGAATCACTCACAACATATTAGTGAATAAATACAGACTCATATGAATACAGATGAATGCAAAGGTATCATTCAATATGATGTGTTTTCCAGAGAGTGGCATCAACCAACTTGGAAATGGAAGTGCAGCTCAGTCACTCATGCCACTCAGGTGGTTTTTAACGTATTTTACTGAACAGATTCCATGTAAAAGGCAGTTCGATAGACATAATATTTAAAGAAGCCACACCCACCAGTTGAATTCCTATTAAATTTGATTCTTGAGAGCAGAAATGGATGACTAAAGCCCGAACCAACCTCTGTGGTCACGATTGACTATGCATATAGGCACATCTACTTAATATTAACTACCTTTTTTATGCAGCGAAGACAGAAGACCCAGCTATCAACTACAATACTTCAGCAAGAACGTAGTTTTGTTTGCCATTTTCAatgcttatttatttatttgctcaCTTCACCATTAGAAACAACAGCAAGTGTAGCATTTAGCATTGTTTTACCAGGCAAAACAGTCCAGATGCAGCCAGCCAGACCGCAGACCAGCAGTAATGTATGTGGAGGGTTTAACTTGGATGTTATCAGCCAATATTCATATCCAGCAGTGAAGTCAGCTGGAAGAGCTTAGCAACAGTGCTGGAGGCCAAAATTAGGTCAGATTTAGCAGGCATTCGTCCAGTTGAATGACAGATGAGGCTTTTAATAGCTTGACAAGCTCGAGATAAAGAAGAAAACAACACTGGTTTCGAACCTAGTCACTTCGGGATCGGATCAGGTTATATAATTCAAAGGTAACAGGGAGGCAAAGGAGAGGGAAGAAAGAATGATGAATTGAAGAGAGGGTGAGGAAAGAATTTGGTATGAATGAGTGGTGATGTTGGCTGCTAACATAAAGACCACAACGAGACAAAAGATCCGTAGCTGGAACTCAGACCTAGGGTCGAGAGCAAACGTGCCAAACAGGATACCAGAACTGAGTCAATTCCTAAAACTCAGGATATACCCCTCTTTCTAACTGCGTGGAGTTGGCAGTGGCATGGCTAAAGAGAAAGGTTACAGCCACTGCTAGCTTGTTTCAGACACGTTTCAGCCACTGTCTATTTCTCTAGTGTCAAGCTGGCCTCACCAGATTATCTTCTGTCCCTCCTTTTCTGTTCCCGCAAGATCTTTCTATCTGTCTTAAAAACTCACTCTATCTTTCTACCATCTATCTAGCCACACCCATCACCGTATATTTCTAGCCTCTAGTCGGCCACATCCACTCACTGTATCTACCAGTTGTTCATTTGGCCATAATGACTCACTGTAGCTTTCCAGTGTCAAGCAGGCCACACACATCACTGTGTTTTCAGAGTGTCTAGCTGGCCACACACATCACTGTATTTTTATAGTGTCTAGCTGGCCACACCCATTACTGTATTTTCAAAGTGTCTAGCTGGCCACACACATTACTGTATTTTCATAGTAGGCCACACACATCACTGTATTTTCATAGTGTCAAACAGGCCACACACATCACTGTGTTTTCAGAGTGTCCAGCAGGCCACACACATCACTGTGTTTTCAGAGTGTCCAGCAGGCCACACACATCACTGTATTTTCATAGTGTCTAGCTGGCCACAACcattaatgtattttctaaagtCTCTAGCTGGCCACACACATCACTGTATGTTCATAGTGTCAAGCAGGCTACACACATCACTGCGTTTTCAGTGTCTATCTGGCCAcacccattcatgtttttttaagtgTCAGGCAGGCCACACACATCACTGTATTTTCAAAGTATCTAACTGGCCACACACATCACTGTATTTTCATATTATCTAGCCGGCCACACACATCACTGTATTTTCAAAGTATCTAGCTGTCCACACAAATCACTATATTTTCATAGTGTCTAGCAGGCCACACCCATCACTGTATTTTCAAAGTGTATAGCTGGCTACACTCACCACTGTATTTTCAAAGTGTCTAGCTGGCCACACCCATCACTGTATTTTCAAAGTGTATAGCTAGCCACAACCACTCACTCCCTCATCACCTCTAGACAAAGACTGAAACCTGCCTCTACTCCATTGGTCATTGCAAGTCCAGTGGGATTTCTGAATTACATGATGTCATCTCTTTTACAAAGCTGAGCCATTCACAAACATTTCCTCagcaacagaaagagagagagagcgggtgagagtgggagagagatagagaagaagGATGGATATGGAGAGTGATGGGAATTAGAGAGAGgtaaggaaaaagaaaaattaacagaaGTTTGTTTTACTCCTTAAATAAATTAGTG
Encoded here:
- the syt11a gene encoding synaptotagmin-11a, yielding MAEITNLKPAHEVSPVLAGFLGAGVLVVSVTVAVFLWTCCQRRYRQLTGSYKLQSGPRDPAVDPPYKFIHMLKGISIYPETLSNKKIVRVGRRPGSSRKSGGSGVEWGRNGERGREGGGGGGGRVIVVDADPETGLLNGSTHLQMSHLLPPAGQPRLERALPIRSDYCCLESSSGGNSSSSSCDASKTTSPFTPCQGEGATTPPATLGTLSLAVDYNLPKKALVVTIVGAQGLPAVDEQAGSSDPYVKMTILPEKKHRVKTRVLRKTLEPVFDETFTFYGVAYSTLPDLTLHFLVLSFDRFARDDVIGEAAVPLAGVDPSTGRVHITQQISKRHIQCVSRGELLVSLSYHPVTQRLNVVVLKAKHLPKMDITGLSGNPYVKVNVFYGRKRIAKKKTHVKKCTLNPVFNESFVYDVPAELLADVSVEFLVVDFDRTTKNEVVGRLVLGGQSLMPTGVTHWREVCDNPRRQIAKWHNLGEY